From Cervus canadensis isolate Bull #8, Minnesota chromosome 28, ASM1932006v1, whole genome shotgun sequence, one genomic window encodes:
- the LOC122429945 gene encoding tripartite motif-containing protein 26-like: MPKVPTVRIILDSQTANGYLSVSPNGKSMMFTGLRINKCQRGQRFDLEPGVLGRKGFTWGKVYWEVKVDRIWWEAEEKEDARRDRAGSRGVFGSSDLGGFIGITDGYHSPGYREKNEELEEEWSQENGIWPKFCLVGVARESVVRRGFLNFTPEEGFWTLQLSSAGVSICTSPEPFQILSYCPQQIGVALDHDGGKVTFTNARTQEIIYEFSSAFTGRIFPFLWLNCTRSRLTLRP, from the exons ATGCCCAAAG TCCCCACAGTGAGGATCATCCTGGATTCCCAGACAGCCAACGGCTACCTCTCAGTGTCTCCAAATGGGAAGAGTATGATGTTCACTGGCTTGCGGATAAACAAATGCCAGCGTGGTCAGAGATTTGATCTGGAGCCCGGGGTGCTGGGCAGGAAGGGCTTCACATGGGGCAAAGTGTACTGGGAAGTGAAAGTGGACAGGATTTGGTGggaagcagaggagaaagaagacGCAAGGAGAGACAGGGCTGGAAGCAGAGGTGTGTTCGGCAGTAGCGATCTTGGTGGATTTATAGGCATCACTGATGGGTATCATTCCCCTGGATATAGAGAGAAGAATGAGGAGTTGGAGGAAGAATGGTCTCAGGAAAATGGAATATGGCCAAAATTCTGCCTGGTGGGGGTGGCAAGAGAGTCAGTGGTGAGAAGGGGATTTCTCAACTTCACCCCCGAGGAGGGGTTCTGGACTCTGCAGCTGTCCTCAGCTGGGGTGTCTatatgcaccagccctgagcccttCCAGATCCTGTCCTACTGCCCCCAGCAGATTGGAGTTGCTCTGGATCATGATGGTGGAAAGGTAACCTTTACCAATGCCAGAACTCAAGAAATCATCTATGAATTCTCATCTGCCTTCACTGGGAGAATTTTCCCTTTCCTGTGGCTTAACTGCACGAGATCCAGACTTACACTGAGACCCTGA